The DNA region CTATCCTCACAGAAGAGGAAGAGCTCGACGGACCCATTGGTCCGGGTCGCGACGGGGTGCCAGTCGTGTCGGTCTATCTCGCTGCCACAGACCGCACAGACGAATGTCGGCTCGTCGTCGGTGACGGTGTGTTCGAGGGACGCTTCTGCGATCTCATCCGCGGAATACTGGGTCATCGATTGGTGGGAGGGGTGGGTCTGGTCGGGGACGGGCGACAGGGCGAGGCACA from Haloarchaeobius amylolyticus includes:
- a CDS encoding DUF7576 family protein, with amino-acid sequence MCLALSPVPDQTHPSHQSMTQYSADEIAEASLEHTVTDDEPTFVCAVCGSEIDRHDWHPVATRTNGSVELFLFCEDSCRETWVDSEEDPA